A genomic window from Periweissella cryptocerci includes:
- a CDS encoding PadR family transcriptional regulator — protein sequence MYELYILAELIERPRTGYKLRAVLELTLGSYRKISWGVMYPLLNRLADAGYITLSDIDEAGRKKKFATITEAGRKRFYELMEAPVESNAHTEDSYQFKLDAIRFVDSDLKRQILLEYRAWNESLIEQAQSKIAHVANVDEMSAEDKRSAVRMLELKIALNERTIQWINDLKGELGL from the coding sequence ATGTATGAGTTATATATTTTAGCGGAGCTAATTGAACGGCCGCGGACGGGTTATAAATTACGCGCTGTGTTGGAGCTGACGTTAGGCTCCTACCGAAAGATTAGTTGGGGCGTTATGTATCCGTTGCTGAATCGGCTAGCGGATGCGGGCTACATTACGTTAAGCGATATTGATGAAGCTGGACGGAAAAAGAAATTTGCGACAATCACTGAGGCGGGGCGTAAGCGTTTCTACGAATTAATGGAAGCGCCGGTCGAATCGAATGCCCACACCGAAGATAGCTATCAATTTAAGCTAGATGCCATTCGTTTTGTTGATTCAGATTTAAAACGCCAGATTTTATTAGAGTATCGGGCGTGGAATGAAAGTTTGATTGAACAAGCACAAAGCAAAATTGCGCACGTTGCTAATGTTGATGAAATGAGTGCTGAAGATAAGCGCTCGGCAGTGCGGATGTTGGAATTGAAAATTGCGTTAAACGAACGAACGATTCAATGGATTAATGATTTAAAGGGAGAATTAGGATTATGA